In Chitinophagales bacterium, one DNA window encodes the following:
- a CDS encoding DUF3467 domain-containing protein — MDPKDKQPQNQINIELSEETADGIYSNLAIIQHSNQEFVLDFIKVMPGVPKAKVKARIVLTPQHAKRFMRAMADNLRKFESMYGEIQEAEDIKIPMNFGPSIAQA; from the coding sequence ATGGATCCAAAAGATAAGCAACCGCAAAATCAGATTAATATTGAGCTGAGTGAAGAAACAGCAGACGGCATATACTCAAACCTCGCTATCATTCAGCATTCCAACCAGGAATTTGTGCTTGATTTCATCAAAGTGATGCCCGGCGTGCCTAAGGCAAAAGTGAAAGCACGCATTGTGCTTACTCCACAGCATGCAAAGCGATTTATGCGGGCTATGGCAGATAACCTGCGTAAGTTTGAATCTATGTATGGTGAAATACAGGAAGCCGAAGATATCAAGATACCCATGAATTTCGGGCCTTCTATCGCACAGGCCTGA